A DNA window from Mariprofundus aestuarium contains the following coding sequences:
- a CDS encoding alpha-D-glucose phosphate-specific phosphoglucomutase, which produces MKIHTIATEPFEGQRPGTSGLRKKVRVFQQPHYLENFVQSVFDSIGDFQGETLVVGGDGRYYNLQAIQTILKMAAANGFSRVLVGQNGILSTPAASNIIRKYNAYGGLILSASHNPAGPDEDFGIKYNMGNGGPAPEGVTEAVFEQTEKIEWYQIVEHNDFDLSQIGSYELAGMQIEVIDSVADYAELMQSLFDFDAIRALLADDFAISFDAMHAVTGPYAMAIIEGMLGAQAGTVINGIPKEDFGGGHPDPNLTYAHELVDILYGEDAPDFGAASDGDGDRNMVLGNHFFVTPSDSLAIIAANAHLVPGYKGGINGVARSMPTSGAADRVAEALGLNCYETPTGWKFFGNLMDAGKVTLCGEESFGTGSDHVREKDGLWAVLFWLNVLAARQESVEAIVVDHWQRFGRNYYSRHDYEGVDSAAAEKVLQNVRDQFASLPGQTLAGRIVGSCDDFAYTDPVDGSVSENQGVRVLFEDGSRLIFRLSGTGTSGATVRLYLESYEADAEKQGLDAQDALADMIAAADEISGLKQLTGRDKPTVIT; this is translated from the coding sequence ATGAAGATCCATACGATTGCGACTGAACCTTTTGAAGGGCAGCGTCCCGGCACATCCGGTCTTCGCAAAAAGGTCAGGGTTTTCCAGCAGCCGCACTACCTGGAGAACTTTGTGCAGTCGGTGTTCGACAGTATCGGCGACTTTCAGGGCGAGACGCTGGTGGTTGGAGGCGATGGCCGCTATTACAATCTGCAGGCGATCCAGACCATTCTGAAGATGGCTGCTGCCAATGGCTTTAGCCGGGTGCTGGTCGGGCAGAATGGGATTCTCTCTACTCCAGCTGCATCAAATATTATCCGCAAGTACAACGCCTATGGAGGCCTGATCCTCTCCGCCAGCCATAACCCTGCCGGTCCTGATGAGGATTTCGGTATCAAGTATAATATGGGCAACGGCGGACCTGCGCCCGAGGGCGTGACTGAAGCGGTTTTCGAGCAGACGGAAAAGATAGAGTGGTACCAGATCGTCGAACACAATGACTTTGATCTTTCTCAGATCGGCAGCTATGAGCTGGCAGGCATGCAGATTGAGGTGATTGATTCGGTCGCTGATTATGCCGAGCTGATGCAGTCGCTGTTTGATTTCGATGCCATTAGAGCCCTTCTTGCTGATGATTTCGCTATCTCTTTCGATGCCATGCATGCGGTAACCGGCCCTTATGCCATGGCCATTATCGAGGGTATGCTGGGCGCACAGGCTGGCACAGTGATCAACGGTATTCCTAAAGAGGATTTCGGCGGTGGTCATCCCGATCCCAATCTTACCTATGCCCATGAACTGGTCGACATCCTGTATGGTGAGGATGCCCCGGATTTCGGCGCCGCCTCTGATGGCGATGGCGACCGTAACATGGTTCTCGGCAACCATTTCTTTGTCACACCGAGTGATTCACTGGCGATTATTGCAGCCAACGCACATCTGGTGCCGGGATATAAGGGCGGCATAAACGGTGTGGCCAGGTCTATGCCAACCTCCGGTGCAGCTGACCGTGTTGCTGAAGCACTGGGTTTGAACTGCTATGAGACACCGACCGGTTGGAAATTTTTCGGTAACCTGATGGATGCAGGCAAGGTTACCCTCTGCGGTGAGGAGTCGTTCGGTACAGGTTCTGACCATGTGCGCGAAAAAGATGGCCTCTGGGCTGTGCTCTTCTGGCTGAATGTACTGGCCGCCCGTCAGGAGTCGGTTGAAGCGATCGTGGTTGACCACTGGCAGCGGTTTGGCCGAAACTACTATTCGCGACACGATTATGAGGGCGTGGATTCAGCTGCTGCTGAGAAGGTGCTGCAGAATGTACGCGACCAGTTTGCTTCGCTGCCTGGGCAAACACTGGCTGGACGCATAGTGGGCAGCTGTGACGATTTTGCCTATACAGATCCTGTTGATGGTAGTGTCAGTGAGAATCAGGGTGTTCGGGTGCTCTTTGAGGATGGCTCGCGGCTCATCTTCCGCCTCTCAGGCACTGGCACCAGCGGGGCGACGGTTCGCCTTTATCTGGAATCATATGAGGCTGATGCCGAGAAGCAGGGGCTGGATGCACAGGACGCACTGGCAGATATGATTGCTGCCGCAGATGAGATATCCGGTCTGAAACAGTTGACCGGACGGGATAAACCCACTGTTATTACCTGA
- the glgB gene encoding 1,4-alpha-glucan branching protein GlgB — MKKPILSPEAWAIVEARSHDPFAWLGRHYHSEGGIVVRANKPQAEKMWLLPKGDGAVAMLRIEGTDIFEYHWEEGDFDSAYKLRIENKEGHTWEEEDVYRFSPILGEMDLHLIGEGNHFEKYKIMGAHVREHEGVWGVGFSVWAPSAGRVSVVGNFNHWDGREHQMRVLGSSGVWEIFIPGLREGEVYKFEIRAQNGDVFEKADPYAQQMELRPNTASVVHYPKAYHWGDDEWVKKRAVTQAADKPMNIYEVHPGSWRRADGEYLNYRDMAHQLVEYCQWMGYTHIELMPITEHPFDGSWGYQTVGYFAPTSRFGTPDDFRYMVDYCHKNGLGVFLDWVPAHFPKDAFGLARFDGTPLYEHADPRLGEHKDWGTYIFNFGRNEVRNFLIASALFWLDEFHIDGLRVDAVASMLYLDYSREEGEWMPNKYGGRENLEAVEFLKQFNHLVHERFPGAVTMAEESTSWPMVSRPTYLGGLGFTMKWNMGWMNDTLSYYEADPVYRSYDHHALTFSMVYAFTENFILPFSHDEVVHGKGSMPQKMPGDDWQKFANLRLLSGYMYTHPGKKLQFMGLEFGQWPEWNFDSSLSWDQANFMPHRGLQLMQRDMNHLYKDVPALHEVDFDGGGFQWVDCNDAENSTLSYIRRDKNGGIVVVILNLTPVPRYGYRLGVPKPGHYSEILNTDSELYGGGNIGNAGGVMADDQSWMHQPHSITVTLPPLSCVILRPDDEA; from the coding sequence ATGAAGAAGCCGATTCTGTCACCTGAAGCATGGGCCATTGTAGAGGCGCGCAGTCACGATCCGTTTGCCTGGCTGGGCCGCCATTACCATTCCGAAGGGGGAATTGTCGTGCGCGCCAATAAACCTCAGGCTGAGAAGATGTGGCTATTGCCCAAGGGTGATGGTGCGGTTGCCATGCTACGCATTGAGGGGACTGACATCTTCGAGTACCACTGGGAGGAAGGGGATTTCGATTCCGCCTACAAACTGCGCATAGAGAACAAAGAGGGGCACACCTGGGAGGAAGAGGATGTTTACCGCTTCTCGCCAATTCTGGGTGAGATGGATCTGCACCTGATCGGTGAAGGCAACCACTTCGAGAAATACAAGATTATGGGTGCGCATGTGCGTGAACATGAAGGGGTATGGGGTGTCGGATTTTCGGTCTGGGCGCCATCGGCTGGTCGCGTCAGTGTGGTGGGTAACTTTAATCACTGGGATGGTCGCGAGCACCAGATGCGGGTGCTCGGCTCTTCAGGCGTCTGGGAGATATTTATTCCAGGACTTCGCGAAGGCGAGGTCTATAAGTTCGAAATTCGTGCCCAGAATGGCGATGTTTTCGAGAAGGCCGATCCTTATGCGCAGCAGATGGAGCTGCGCCCTAATACGGCCAGCGTAGTTCACTATCCCAAGGCCTATCACTGGGGTGATGATGAGTGGGTGAAGAAGAGGGCGGTGACACAGGCTGCCGATAAGCCGATGAATATTTATGAGGTGCATCCGGGTTCATGGCGCAGGGCTGATGGCGAATACCTCAACTATCGCGATATGGCGCACCAGCTGGTGGAGTACTGCCAGTGGATGGGTTACACCCATATCGAACTGATGCCTATTACCGAACACCCGTTTGATGGCTCCTGGGGCTATCAGACTGTCGGTTATTTCGCACCGACCAGCCGTTTCGGCACACCTGATGATTTCCGTTATATGGTCGACTACTGCCATAAAAATGGTCTGGGCGTATTCCTTGACTGGGTTCCTGCCCACTTCCCTAAAGATGCATTCGGACTGGCCCGTTTCGATGGTACGCCACTCTACGAACACGCGGATCCACGATTGGGTGAGCACAAGGACTGGGGCACCTATATCTTCAATTTCGGCCGCAATGAGGTGCGAAATTTTCTCATCGCCTCAGCACTGTTCTGGTTGGATGAATTTCATATTGATGGCCTGCGCGTTGATGCCGTGGCCTCAATGCTCTATCTCGACTACTCACGCGAAGAGGGTGAGTGGATGCCCAATAAATACGGTGGCCGTGAGAACCTTGAGGCGGTTGAGTTCCTCAAGCAGTTCAACCATCTAGTGCATGAGCGCTTCCCCGGTGCGGTTACCATGGCTGAGGAGTCAACCTCCTGGCCGATGGTAAGCCGCCCTACTTATCTGGGTGGTCTCGGCTTTACGATGAAGTGGAATATGGGCTGGATGAACGACACGCTCTCCTATTACGAGGCCGATCCGGTGTATCGATCCTACGATCATCATGCGCTGACCTTCTCAATGGTCTACGCGTTTACCGAGAACTTTATCCTGCCGTTCTCGCACGATGAGGTCGTGCACGGCAAGGGCTCAATGCCACAGAAAATGCCGGGTGATGACTGGCAGAAGTTTGCCAACCTGCGTCTGCTCTCTGGTTACATGTACACCCACCCGGGCAAGAAGCTGCAGTTTATGGGGCTGGAGTTCGGCCAGTGGCCGGAGTGGAATTTCGACAGCTCACTGTCGTGGGATCAGGCCAATTTCATGCCACACCGTGGCCTGCAGTTGATGCAGCGCGACATGAACCATCTCTACAAGGATGTGCCTGCACTGCATGAGGTCGATTTTGATGGCGGAGGCTTCCAGTGGGTTGACTGCAACGATGCCGAGAACTCCACACTCAGCTATATCCGGCGCGACAAGAATGGAGGTATTGTAGTGGTTATCCTCAACCTTACTCCGGTTCCGCGTTACGGTTATCGCCTAGGCGTACCTAAACCGGGTCACTACAGTGAAATCCTGAATACCGACTCTGAACTTTATGGTGGCGGTAATATCGGCAATGCCGGAGGCGTGATGGCTGACGATCAAAGCTGGATGCACCAGCCGCACTCCATCACGGTGACGCTGCCGCCGCTCTCGTGTGTGATCCTCAGGCCAGACGACGAAGCCTAA